The segment AATAATCCGGTAGTTATTGCCGTTGGGGTAATCCTCTTCCTTTCCATTCTTTACTTAATGCTTAACAAACAAAAAGTCACAAAAAAACAACGTGAACTTCCAACAGAACAGCAGTTTACTTCCACCATGACAAAGATGGGTAGAGAGTTTTTCAGCGGCAGAAGAAAACAAAAGCCACCCGAAGATGAAGTAAGGAAGCTTATGTTTGATTTGGAGCAATTGGCATTAAAAAAGAATCGTGGCCGTCTTCCGAATGAAACATTGGAGGAATGGTTAAACCGGGAGACCACATTTAAGGAAAGCTTCATGGAGTTGTATGCCAAGGTACGATATGGTGAAATGAAACTCACACCTTCTGAAGTAGAAACCTGCAGGTCCATGGCGGAGGAAATCCGAAAAGTGATGAAGCAATGGAAAAAAGCGAGTTAAATATCATTTACTGAAGTGTATCCATTACTGGGTACACTGTTTTTTGTGGGAAAACCCATTGGAGTGAATGGATTCCTTTACCTTTCCATAATTATCCTCCATCAAATTCGGCCGTATTTCTTCATAATCAGCGATTATCCCGCTTCTGCTGGAATTAAACGTAGGTCAATATTATTGGTAGCGTTTACACTCACTATCTGGCTTTCATACGGACTAATTGCCCCAACACCCTTGATATACATTCTCTACATGTTACGATTATAAACGTTGTTATAAACGAACGGACAGACGGGGGCGATTAGATGTTGAACGAAAAAGTGATTGGATTTATCGGAGCAGGATCGATGGCAGAAGCGATGATTTCAGGCATCGTTGCAAGTGAAATTATCCCTGCAAAAAACGTGGTAGTAAGTAATAGATCAAACATTGACAGATTAATGGAACTTGAGGATAAATACGGTGTTCGTGGTGTTATGAAGCAAGACCTTAATATAAACGAACTAGACATTATTGTACTTGCCATGAAGCCGAAAGATATAGAAATTGCATTAGCTTCATTAAAAGATCAACTAAATTCTTCACAATTATTGCTTTCTGTATTAGCTGGTGTATCTACTAGCTATATGGAAGAGGGGTTAAACCCAGGTCAGCCTGTTATTCGCGTCATGCCGAACACATCAAGCATGATTGGTGAATCGGCAACAGCCATATCAGCAGGGAAGCATGTCGCGATGAATCATATAGTAGATACTAAAGTCATCCTAGAAACAATTGGCAAAGTATACACCATTGAAGAAGAGCAAATGGACGTTTTCACAGGAGTAGCCGGAAGTGGTCCAGCATATTTCTATTATTTAATGGAACATATGGAGAAAACAGCGAAAGAGGCAGGGTTAGATGAAGAGGTAACACGTGATGTCGTTGCTCAAACCATTCTCGGTGCTGCGAAGATGATGCAGACAAATAATGAAGAACCTGCTTCGTTAAGAAAGAAAGTGACTTCTCCAAACGGTACCACGGCAGCAGGACTAGAAGCTTTAAGTGACAATGGTGGTGGAAAAGCCATTTCAGCTGCGATCAAAGGTGCGGCAGAACGTTCGAAAGAGATCAGTGCAGAAAAGGAAAAAGAACTAGTACTACAGTAAGTTTTAAAACTATGTTTATAACAGGAGTGATTGAATGACCCCCGATAATAAGACAAAACGGGTAGTAATAAAAATTGGAAGCAGCTCATTGACAAGTTCTCACGGTGAAATCAGTAGAAGAAAACTAGAAAGGCTTGTTGATGAAGTGGCTCAACTGAAAGACCAAGGCTATGAAGTT is part of the Sutcliffiella sp. FSL R7-0096 genome and harbors:
- the proC gene encoding pyrroline-5-carboxylate reductase, which codes for MLNEKVIGFIGAGSMAEAMISGIVASEIIPAKNVVVSNRSNIDRLMELEDKYGVRGVMKQDLNINELDIIVLAMKPKDIEIALASLKDQLNSSQLLLSVLAGVSTSYMEEGLNPGQPVIRVMPNTSSMIGESATAISAGKHVAMNHIVDTKVILETIGKVYTIEEEQMDVFTGVAGSGPAYFYYLMEHMEKTAKEAGLDEEVTRDVVAQTILGAAKMMQTNNEEPASLRKKVTSPNGTTAAGLEALSDNGGGKAISAAIKGAAERSKEISAEKEKELVLQ